One region of Pseudomonas sp. B21-040 genomic DNA includes:
- a CDS encoding XRE family transcriptional regulator, translating to MQKRNVSTVLRALLDQHGISPTELHRRTGVPQSTLSRILSGKIVDPSDKHISKIAEYFAVSTDQLRGRTDVSATANAGRDQSHSELKDISLWDDDTPVDDDEVSVPFLREVELAAGSGRFVIEESERSSLRFGKRSLRHNGVQFDQAKCVTVRGNSMLPVLRDGATVGVNAGKCGIGDIVDGDLYAINHNGQLRVKQLYRLPTGIRLRSFNRDEHPDEDYTFQEIQEEQIVILGHVFWWGMYAR from the coding sequence ATGCAAAAACGCAATGTTTCTACCGTTTTAAGAGCACTGCTCGATCAGCACGGGATCTCCCCCACGGAGCTTCACCGTCGTACCGGCGTGCCTCAATCCACTCTCTCGCGGATCCTCAGCGGGAAGATCGTCGATCCCTCGGATAAACACATCTCGAAGATCGCCGAGTACTTCGCCGTGAGCACCGATCAGTTGCGCGGCCGTACGGACGTGTCGGCGACCGCCAATGCCGGGCGCGATCAATCACATTCCGAACTCAAGGACATAAGTCTGTGGGACGACGATACGCCGGTCGATGATGACGAAGTGTCGGTCCCCTTTCTTCGCGAGGTTGAATTGGCTGCTGGATCAGGAAGATTCGTCATCGAAGAGAGCGAGCGCTCTAGCCTGCGCTTCGGCAAACGCAGCCTGCGCCACAACGGCGTGCAATTCGACCAGGCAAAATGCGTGACGGTGCGTGGCAACAGCATGTTGCCCGTGCTGCGCGATGGTGCAACCGTTGGGGTGAACGCGGGCAAGTGCGGGATCGGCGACATCGTGGATGGCGACCTTTATGCGATCAACCATAACGGCCAACTGCGAGTGAAGCAGCTATATCGCCTGCCGACCGGCATTCGCCTGCGCAGCTTCAATCGCGATGAGCATCCGGACGAGGACTACACCTTCCAGGAAATCCAGGAAGAGCAGATCGTCATCCTCGGCCATGTCTTCTGGTGGGGCATGTACGCCCGCTAA
- a CDS encoding phage holin family protein — MTNEQQALLDMPIWLVIVLALVGGVSGEMWRADKDGARGWSLLRRLALRSGACMICGVSAIMLLYAAGVSIWAAGAFGCLTAMAGADVAIGLYERWAAKRIGVCEVPPRDSRPDQQ, encoded by the coding sequence ATGACAAACGAGCAACAAGCGTTGCTGGACATGCCGATCTGGCTCGTCATCGTCCTTGCCCTGGTGGGCGGGGTGTCCGGCGAAATGTGGCGCGCCGACAAGGACGGCGCTCGCGGCTGGTCACTGCTGCGGCGCCTGGCCTTGCGTTCCGGGGCCTGCATGATCTGCGGGGTCTCGGCAATCATGCTGCTGTACGCCGCCGGCGTGTCGATCTGGGCGGCGGGGGCTTTTGGATGCCTCACCGCGATGGCCGGGGCGGATGTCGCCATCGGGCTTTATGAACGCTGGGCTGCCAAGCGGATCGGGGTTTGCGAGGTGCCGCCGCGCGATTCTCGTCCCGATCAACAGTAA